From Endozoicomonas sp. 8E, the proteins below share one genomic window:
- a CDS encoding HAD-IA family hydrolase → MKERKEYSLVVFDWDGTLIDSVPNIVTALVKAAKSMALPVLSNETYKSIIGLSLGEAVTKLYPELDDGQVAAYREAYRSFHLELEQKPSRPFPGVTRGLEHLKGTRIKMAVATGKKRAGLERSMTANGYQSYFEASRTADDAHSKPHPMMLEQLLAGFGVTADQALMVGDSGFDMAMAANAGMDSVAVTYGAQDEGKLKEYDPVHTVDSFDELIDWLGRH, encoded by the coding sequence ATGAAGGAAAGAAAAGAGTATTCACTGGTTGTATTTGACTGGGATGGAACCTTAATTGATTCTGTGCCCAATATCGTAACCGCACTGGTCAAGGCGGCAAAGAGCATGGCGTTGCCTGTTCTTTCAAATGAGACTTATAAAAGCATTATTGGACTGAGCCTGGGGGAGGCGGTTACAAAACTCTATCCTGAGCTGGATGACGGGCAGGTCGCCGCTTATCGTGAAGCGTACCGGTCCTTTCATCTTGAGCTGGAGCAGAAGCCATCCCGTCCTTTCCCCGGGGTTACCCGGGGGTTGGAGCATCTGAAAGGTACGAGGATCAAAATGGCGGTGGCTACGGGTAAAAAAAGAGCGGGCCTGGAACGCTCAATGACCGCTAACGGTTACCAGTCCTATTTTGAGGCCAGTCGGACGGCCGATGATGCCCATTCCAAACCTCATCCGATGATGCTTGAACAGTTGCTTGCTGGGTTCGGTGTAACTGCAGATCAGGCGCTTATGGTTGGAGATTCCGGGTTTGATATGGCCATGGCTGCCAATGCCGGTATGGATAGTGTGGCGGTTACTTATGGCGCTCAGGATGAAGGCAAGCTGAAAGAGTATGATCCCGTGCATACGGTGGACTCTTTTGATGAATTGATTGATTGGCTGGGCAGACACTGA
- the rluC gene encoding 23S rRNA pseudouridine(955/2504/2580) synthase RluC has protein sequence MDKHQNDSRQAGESRQAVKMINIDSEDAGQRVDNYLVRILKGVPKTRVYRIIRKGEVRVNKKRVTADYRLQDGDLLRVPPVRISEKAPMATPGAVIIQKLEDAILYEDKSLIIINKPAGIAVHGGSGISYGVIETLRNIRPQDRSLELVHRLDRDTSGCLMIAKKRSMLRYLHVQLKEDKISKIYNALVLGRWPSRKVLVNAPLLKNTLRSGERMVTVDIEGKRSKTLYQVLERFSCANEAVTLVEASPVSGRTHQIRVHCLHAGYPILGDDKYTPDEDNRRFREFGLKRLFLHAAKLKLVLPDGQSLTIDAPLPEDLEEVLETIRN, from the coding sequence ATGGATAAACATCAGAACGACTCCCGGCAAGCCGGAGAATCCCGCCAAGCGGTAAAAATGATCAATATTGACAGCGAAGATGCCGGGCAACGGGTCGATAATTATCTGGTACGGATTCTCAAAGGTGTGCCCAAAACCCGGGTTTACAGAATCATCCGTAAAGGTGAAGTACGAGTAAACAAAAAGCGTGTAACTGCAGATTACCGGCTTCAGGATGGGGATCTGTTAAGGGTTCCTCCTGTCAGAATTTCTGAAAAGGCTCCCATGGCAACGCCTGGGGCTGTTATTATCCAGAAGCTGGAAGACGCCATCCTCTATGAAGACAAATCTCTGATTATCATCAATAAACCAGCCGGTATTGCTGTTCATGGTGGCAGTGGTATCTCCTATGGCGTTATCGAGACTCTGAGAAACATCCGCCCACAGGATCGAAGTTTGGAACTGGTGCATCGTTTGGACCGGGATACTTCGGGCTGCCTGATGATTGCCAAAAAGCGAAGCATGCTTCGTTATCTTCATGTTCAGCTGAAGGAAGATAAAATCAGTAAAATCTACAACGCCCTCGTCCTGGGACGTTGGCCGAGCAGGAAAGTTCTTGTGAATGCCCCTTTGCTGAAAAATACCCTTCGATCCGGAGAGCGGATGGTGACGGTGGACATAGAGGGTAAGCGTTCAAAAACCCTTTATCAGGTGCTTGAGAGATTCAGTTGCGCCAATGAAGCGGTCACTCTGGTAGAGGCCAGTCCGGTTTCCGGTAGAACGCACCAGATCAGGGTGCATTGTCTGCACGCCGGGTACCCGATCCTTGGAGATGATAAATACACGCCGGATGAAGATAATAGACGATTCAGGGAGTTTGGGTTGAAGCGGCTGTTTCTTCATGCCGCCAAACTTAAACTGGTTCTGCCGGATGGCCAGTCTTTGACAATTGATGCCCCTTTGCCGGAAGATCTTGAGGAGGTCCTTGAGACGATCAGGAATTAA
- the rne gene encoding ribonuclease E: protein MKRMLINATQSEELRVALVDGQRLYDLDIESGARKQKKANIYKGKITRVEPSLEAAFVDFGAERHGFLPLKEISREYFSSPHQGGRPNIRDVIKEGQEVIVQVDKEERGNKGAALTTLVSLAGRYLVLMPNNPRAGGISRRIEGNERAELREILSNLKIPSEMGVIVRTAGLGCSGEELQWDLDYLLQLWSSIKDAAQKPAPMLIYQESNVIIRAIRDYLRQDIGEVLIDKSSVFDEAVDFITQVMPQYQHKVKLYKDSIPLFNRFQIESQIETAFQREVKLPSGGSIVIDPTEALVSIDINSARATRGGDIEETALNTNLEAADEIARQLRLRDIGGLIVIDFIDMSHNRNQREVENRIRQALSMDRARVQTGRISLFGLLEMSRQRLRPSLGETSGVVCPRCSGQGTIRDIESLALSILRLMEEEALKDKTSEIRAQVPVAVAAFLLNEKRQTIAKIEKRHKIRIVAIPNPNLETPHYDVQRLRDDHVLEGSESSYEIITAEEPQEEKVTASQTRATPRQEAAVKNVAPSQPAPALAEKQGLLKSFVRAIGGLFTAEETLQKPAQTETQKPARQQRQPRDRNNQQRDSQQRDHRGQRQQRNKPPHRKEQPDDRQARNDRRRGSRQQDERRDDTPRQERVARQQPEERSSRRQQQERRDRREPLAERKHQDQTISEQQEDNRRRRRPGSAHRRRNNRPSQRDRNQLEQPVLPSLSQPEEGKTEAPAQPAATRAREAIKEPVEQTSQKQSAKPAPELDVRDSQELKAPLEAPAEKTAARESEQKASHQSEKVDVIAEAPTTRQAEEAVSKAAPANEQKPQAEDTRPANQPVAEAPETAAPRMTEMAKAVAASSHREAAPLQKPNVPVQQSVEPTVAKAEEPAKPATPAIESSRETAPAPVAEAAPQQQEARKAAEPEAAAEPTSNVVEFSKKEEPAPRRRRSRAHNDPRMKRRQEQQQASTAQQPESKPSEDEQPAVSASQEN, encoded by the coding sequence ATGAAGAGAATGTTAATCAACGCAACTCAGTCTGAAGAGTTGCGCGTTGCGCTGGTTGATGGCCAGCGCCTTTACGACCTGGATATCGAGTCCGGCGCTCGTAAACAGAAAAAAGCCAACATCTACAAAGGAAAAATCACCCGGGTTGAACCCAGCCTGGAAGCGGCTTTTGTCGATTTTGGCGCTGAGCGTCACGGATTCCTCCCCCTGAAGGAGATCTCCAGAGAATACTTTAGCTCCCCTCACCAGGGTGGTCGTCCCAACATCAGGGACGTTATCAAAGAGGGGCAGGAAGTCATTGTTCAGGTAGACAAAGAAGAGCGTGGCAATAAAGGCGCTGCTCTTACGACGCTGGTCAGTCTGGCCGGTCGTTATCTGGTTCTGATGCCCAACAACCCAAGAGCCGGCGGCATTTCGCGTCGCATCGAAGGTAATGAACGGGCTGAACTCCGTGAAATCCTGAGCAACCTCAAGATCCCTTCCGAAATGGGTGTTATTGTCCGCACAGCAGGTCTCGGTTGTTCCGGGGAAGAGCTGCAGTGGGACCTCGATTACCTGCTTCAACTCTGGAGTTCCATCAAGGATGCGGCGCAAAAACCTGCACCCATGCTGATTTATCAGGAAAGCAACGTTATTATCCGAGCAATCCGGGACTATCTGCGTCAGGACATTGGCGAAGTTCTGATCGACAAATCCAGCGTATTTGATGAAGCTGTGGACTTCATCACGCAGGTTATGCCCCAGTACCAGCACAAGGTCAAGCTATACAAAGACAGCATCCCGCTGTTCAACCGCTTTCAGATCGAATCTCAGATTGAAACAGCTTTTCAGCGTGAAGTTAAGCTGCCTTCCGGTGGTTCTATTGTCATTGACCCCACTGAAGCCCTGGTTTCCATAGATATTAACTCTGCCCGGGCAACCCGTGGTGGCGATATTGAAGAAACGGCACTCAACACCAACCTGGAAGCGGCCGATGAAATCGCCCGTCAGCTCAGACTCCGTGATATCGGCGGGCTGATCGTGATCGACTTCATCGACATGAGTCACAACCGCAATCAGCGTGAAGTCGAGAATCGCATTCGTCAGGCACTCTCCATGGATCGCGCACGCGTGCAGACTGGACGCATTTCTCTTTTCGGACTGCTGGAAATGTCTCGTCAGCGTCTGCGCCCGTCACTGGGTGAAACCAGCGGTGTGGTCTGCCCAAGATGCTCCGGCCAGGGCACTATACGTGATATTGAATCCCTGGCCCTGTCTATACTGCGCCTGATGGAAGAAGAAGCTCTCAAAGACAAGACTTCTGAAATCCGTGCCCAGGTGCCGGTCGCTGTTGCTGCCTTCCTGTTGAATGAGAAACGCCAGACCATCGCCAAGATTGAGAAGCGTCACAAGATTCGCATTGTTGCGATTCCCAACCCCAACCTGGAAACACCCCATTACGACGTCCAGCGTCTGAGAGATGATCACGTTCTGGAAGGCTCCGAGAGCAGCTACGAAATCATCACTGCCGAAGAGCCACAGGAAGAAAAAGTGACCGCTTCACAGACCAGGGCAACTCCACGTCAGGAAGCGGCGGTTAAGAACGTAGCTCCATCACAACCCGCGCCCGCTCTAGCTGAAAAACAAGGTCTGCTGAAGTCTTTTGTCAGAGCAATTGGTGGTCTTTTTACGGCCGAAGAAACCTTACAAAAACCTGCCCAGACTGAAACCCAAAAGCCTGCTCGTCAGCAGCGCCAGCCAAGAGATCGCAATAATCAACAGCGCGACTCTCAGCAGCGAGATCATCGTGGCCAGCGCCAACAACGCAACAAGCCACCGCACCGCAAAGAGCAGCCTGATGATCGTCAGGCTCGAAATGATCGCCGTCGCGGTAGTCGCCAACAGGACGAGAGAAGAGACGACACGCCCCGTCAGGAACGCGTTGCTCGCCAACAGCCGGAGGAGCGTAGCTCTCGTCGCCAGCAGCAGGAAAGAAGAGACCGCCGTGAGCCTTTAGCAGAACGGAAACATCAGGACCAGACCATTTCCGAGCAGCAGGAAGATAACCGCCGCCGTCGTCGTCCCGGCTCTGCACATCGCAGAAGAAACAATCGCCCCTCCCAGAGAGATCGTAACCAACTGGAACAACCTGTACTACCATCTCTGTCTCAGCCTGAAGAAGGGAAGACGGAAGCGCCAGCGCAACCTGCTGCCACCAGAGCGCGTGAGGCTATAAAAGAGCCTGTAGAACAGACCTCTCAAAAACAGAGTGCTAAACCGGCTCCCGAGCTGGACGTAAGAGACTCTCAGGAATTAAAAGCCCCACTGGAAGCTCCGGCTGAAAAGACGGCTGCCAGAGAATCTGAACAGAAAGCATCCCACCAGTCAGAAAAGGTCGATGTTATTGCCGAAGCGCCAACAACCAGGCAGGCTGAGGAAGCCGTCAGCAAGGCAGCTCCTGCCAATGAGCAGAAGCCTCAGGCTGAAGATACCCGACCTGCTAACCAGCCAGTTGCTGAGGCACCTGAAACTGCAGCACCTCGCATGACTGAAATGGCCAAGGCAGTCGCTGCCAGCAGCCACAGGGAAGCAGCCCCTCTCCAGAAGCCAAATGTTCCGGTTCAACAAAGCGTTGAACCCACAGTCGCAAAAGCAGAAGAACCTGCCAAGCCCGCAACTCCAGCAATTGAGAGCAGCAGGGAAACCGCTCCGGCACCGGTTGCTGAAGCAGCACCTCAACAGCAGGAAGCACGCAAAGCTGCCGAACCCGAAGCTGCAGCCGAGCCAACATCAAATGTTGTTGAGTTCAGCAAGAAAGAAGAACCTGCCCCCCGCCGCAGACGCAGCAGGGCTCACAACGACCCTCGCATGAAGCGTCGTCAGGAGCAACAGCAGGCTTCAACAGCCCAGCAGCCCGAAAGCAAGCCATCTGAAGATGAGCAACCTGCTGTCTCTGCATCACAGGAAAATTAA
- a CDS encoding RING finger domain-containing protein, producing the protein MNGITTPSDQYYWPATEYMQEDECAICYFSFAEKEVSVTKCAHNFHTSCLETWLEHGDVCAMCRTPLKDRTTRQEDPFVHILTEADNFTPILHLMDPDHNDLHFLNLLIEARVSLRNGDSI; encoded by the coding sequence ATGAACGGAATCACAACCCCTTCTGACCAATATTACTGGCCCGCTACTGAATATATGCAAGAGGACGAATGTGCTATTTGTTATTTTAGTTTTGCAGAAAAAGAAGTATCGGTTACCAAATGCGCCCACAATTTTCACACATCCTGTCTGGAAACCTGGCTAGAGCATGGAGATGTATGTGCTATGTGTAGGACTCCCCTCAAGGATAGGACTACCCGGCAAGAGGACCCATTTGTTCATATATTGACAGAAGCTGATAACTTCACACCTATCCTGCACCTGATGGACCCTGACCACAATGACTTGCATTTTTTAAATTTGTTGATTGAAGCTCGCGTCAGCTTAAGAAATGGCGATAGCATTTAA
- a CDS encoding DeoR/GlpR family transcriptional regulator → MPQTHRQELIVDLIRQHGFMTTDELVQHFKVAAQTIRRDLNELDKKNLISRHHGGAGMPSSSTVNTAYSERKMSLSEEKDCIAAELVKRIPDGASLFINIGTSTEAVARALLNHKALRVVTNNLHVASILLQREDFTVVIAGGEVRNRDGGIVGQATRDFIEQFRVDYAVMGISGIDMDGALMDFDYHEVRVAQAMIGNAKHCFLAADHSKYGRSAMVRLGHLEQIDVLFTDVEPPEPLKEVMANSAIEMVICE, encoded by the coding sequence ATACCTCAGACCCATCGTCAGGAATTAATTGTTGATTTGATTCGTCAGCATGGCTTTATGACGACCGATGAATTGGTGCAACACTTTAAAGTGGCTGCCCAGACGATTCGCAGAGATTTGAATGAGCTGGACAAAAAGAACCTGATCTCCAGGCATCACGGTGGTGCAGGTATGCCGTCCAGTAGTACAGTCAACACAGCTTATTCAGAGCGCAAGATGAGCCTGAGTGAAGAAAAGGATTGTATTGCTGCCGAGCTGGTAAAAAGAATCCCCGATGGTGCATCTCTGTTTATCAATATCGGTACTTCAACTGAAGCCGTTGCCAGGGCGTTGTTGAATCACAAGGCGTTAAGAGTCGTTACCAATAACCTTCATGTGGCGTCAATTTTGCTGCAGCGCGAGGACTTTACCGTTGTCATTGCAGGTGGTGAAGTCCGTAATCGTGATGGCGGTATTGTCGGTCAGGCAACCCGGGATTTTATTGAACAATTCAGAGTGGATTATGCCGTCATGGGGATCAGTGGCATCGATATGGACGGTGCCCTGATGGACTTCGACTATCACGAGGTCAGGGTCGCACAGGCCATGATTGGTAATGCCAAACACTGTTTCCTGGCGGCGGATCACAGTAAATATGGTCGTAGTGCTATGGTCAGGCTCGGTCATCTTGAGCAGATTGATGTCTTGTTCACGGATGTTGAGCCACCTGAGCCGCTTAAAGAGGTTATGGCAAATTCGGCGATAGAGATGGTAATTTGCGAATAA
- a CDS encoding L,D-transpeptidase family protein, which yields MRGFLSLVLPYLFVNLLATAVSAEDWLSVPSASSEPDIRIKNEGYSQAASSEQLISWMSTAPQHGIEFPQSQWLQLAIDPSEQNVRKVAYEFAAYLDTGRLDRRVYQPGWRIADTATLPVLQEHMDSNSLDMIEPRLPQYELFMRALQRFYSYLETAVDHFPSSMVLQEGDRHPSVLILNQWLFDLDLADRLPTGYYSRSHMSVVKTLQKQYRIRADGYVGERTRQALVALTLQRIKVLKVNMERMRWMPRSLPYPHVLVDIAGFNVAWVTSQRKQRLYRAIVGKPSRQTPIFQESIESITVNPYWRVPTSISSTSILKRAQKDPAFLKREGFSVYESWKSTARELDPDTINWKKYNRRVFPYRLEQKPGKVNPLGKYKLDSPNAYSIYLHDTDKPDLFKQSVRAFSSGCTRVENIEHLIGNILKSQGMENEVRTLQATSETGKLKLRKPVPLYFVYFTAWPDSRGRVRFRQDIYNLDDALLSGL from the coding sequence ATGCGTGGTTTTCTATCGTTAGTGTTGCCATACCTTTTTGTTAACCTATTGGCTACAGCCGTGTCCGCCGAGGACTGGTTATCAGTCCCTTCAGCATCTTCTGAGCCTGATATCCGAATCAAGAATGAAGGGTATTCACAAGCTGCTTCCAGTGAGCAGTTGATCAGCTGGATGTCGACAGCGCCCCAGCATGGTATTGAATTTCCTCAGAGTCAGTGGTTGCAGCTGGCGATTGATCCCTCCGAGCAGAATGTTCGAAAAGTCGCTTACGAATTTGCGGCTTATCTGGATACCGGGCGACTGGACAGAAGGGTTTATCAGCCTGGGTGGAGAATTGCAGACACAGCTACTTTGCCTGTATTGCAAGAGCATATGGACTCCAACTCGCTTGATATGATTGAGCCCAGGCTGCCGCAATATGAGTTGTTCATGAGAGCACTACAACGGTTTTATTCCTATCTGGAGACAGCTGTTGATCACTTTCCGTCGAGTATGGTGCTGCAAGAAGGCGATCGGCATCCTTCCGTCTTGATTCTGAACCAATGGTTATTTGATCTGGATCTGGCTGATCGTCTGCCGACAGGGTATTACAGTCGATCCCACATGTCAGTGGTCAAGACATTACAGAAGCAGTATCGTATTCGTGCAGACGGATATGTAGGCGAGCGCACTCGTCAGGCTCTGGTTGCATTAACCCTTCAGAGAATCAAAGTCCTGAAGGTGAATATGGAGCGAATGAGGTGGATGCCCAGATCATTGCCTTATCCTCATGTGCTGGTGGATATTGCCGGTTTTAATGTGGCCTGGGTGACGAGTCAAAGAAAACAGAGGCTTTATCGCGCCATTGTTGGTAAGCCTTCTCGGCAGACTCCGATTTTTCAGGAAAGTATAGAGAGTATTACAGTCAATCCATACTGGCGGGTACCTACCTCTATTTCCTCGACTTCGATATTGAAGAGGGCTCAGAAAGATCCTGCATTCCTGAAACGTGAGGGTTTTTCCGTGTATGAGAGTTGGAAGTCAACTGCAAGAGAGCTGGATCCTGACACGATTAACTGGAAAAAATACAATCGCAGAGTCTTTCCCTATCGTCTGGAGCAGAAGCCGGGGAAGGTGAATCCACTGGGCAAATATAAGCTGGACTCTCCCAATGCCTACAGTATTTACCTGCATGATACTGACAAGCCGGATCTTTTCAAGCAATCTGTCAGAGCCTTCAGTTCCGGTTGCACCCGGGTTGAAAATATTGAACATTTAATTGGCAATATTCTTAAAAGCCAGGGAATGGAAAATGAAGTAAGGACTCTGCAAGCCACTTCGGAGACCGGCAAGTTAAAACTCAGAAAGCCTGTTCCACTTTATTTTGTTTACTTCACCGCCTGGCCAGACAGTCGTGGTCGTGTCCGCTTCAGGCAGGATATCTACAATCTGGATGATGCGTTGCTGTCCGGACTCTAG
- the murB gene encoding UDP-N-acetylmuramate dehydrogenase, with protein MRILENYSLQTLNTFGFRVNARYFVDAVSVENLREAIVFASTKNLPLVPLGGGSNLVLSGDQEALFVHINIPGKKVISREDECVTVTAGAGENWHEFVRWTLSEQAFGFENLSLIPGSVGAAPIQNIGAYGVEIKDYFRSLEALDIQSGELKSFSLEDCRFGYRDSIFKQSARDRFIITSVSFALDARWSPRLSYGDLQQKLERRSDGSPDAFAISDAVSDIRREKLPDPLKLGNAGSFFKNPVVNEALLKKVQADYPDIVAYPFEGRWKLAAGWLIDRAGLKGFRQGSVGTYHKQALVLVNHGGAEPDDLLGLARHIQAEVHNKFGVELEMEPRVY; from the coding sequence ATGAGAATTCTTGAAAATTATTCCCTCCAGACTCTGAACACCTTTGGTTTCAGAGTCAATGCCCGTTATTTCGTTGATGCCGTTTCGGTTGAGAATCTCCGCGAGGCCATTGTTTTTGCAAGCACAAAGAATCTACCCCTTGTTCCTCTGGGTGGTGGTAGTAATCTGGTGTTAAGTGGTGATCAGGAGGCTCTGTTTGTCCATATCAATATTCCTGGCAAAAAGGTCATCTCCCGAGAAGATGAATGTGTCACTGTGACTGCGGGAGCGGGTGAGAATTGGCATGAGTTTGTCCGCTGGACTCTGTCTGAACAGGCTTTCGGGTTTGAGAATCTCTCCCTGATTCCGGGGAGTGTAGGAGCAGCACCGATTCAGAACATTGGTGCCTATGGCGTTGAAATCAAAGATTACTTCCGGAGTTTGGAAGCACTGGATATCCAGTCCGGAGAACTGAAAAGCTTTTCTCTTGAGGATTGCCGGTTTGGCTATCGTGACTCGATCTTCAAGCAATCAGCTCGAGACCGCTTTATCATCACGTCTGTTTCGTTTGCTCTTGATGCCAGGTGGTCGCCCAGGCTCTCTTATGGCGATTTACAGCAGAAACTAGAGCGGCGCTCAGACGGGAGCCCTGATGCTTTTGCGATCAGTGATGCTGTCTCTGATATTCGCAGGGAAAAATTGCCTGACCCTTTGAAACTGGGTAATGCCGGTAGTTTCTTTAAGAATCCTGTAGTGAATGAAGCACTTTTGAAGAAGGTGCAGGCAGATTACCCTGACATCGTTGCTTATCCCTTTGAAGGCCGCTGGAAGCTGGCCGCTGGCTGGCTGATTGACAGGGCGGGTCTGAAAGGTTTTCGTCAGGGATCGGTAGGCACTTATCACAAGCAGGCTCTGGTACTTGTCAATCATGGTGGAGCAGAGCCCGATGATCTTCTGGGGCTGGCCAGACATATTCAGGCTGAGGTTCATAATAAGTTTGGCGTCGAGCTGGAGATGGAGCCAAGAGTCTATTAA
- a CDS encoding low molecular weight protein-tyrosine-phosphatase, with translation MIQVLFVCLGNICRSPTAHGVFVHLVEQAGLSGQIGVDSAGTSGWHKGAEPDGRSMAEASRLGYDLSFIRSRQVSISDFEEFDYVLAMDESNLGDLLDICPPDYRHKVQLFLSFSDVSEREVPDPYYGGAQGFTEVLSLVEKGGVSLLEHIKHHDRSELR, from the coding sequence ATGATTCAGGTACTTTTTGTCTGTCTGGGCAATATTTGTCGTTCTCCCACCGCTCATGGTGTGTTTGTTCATTTAGTGGAGCAGGCCGGTTTATCTGGACAGATCGGGGTGGATTCAGCCGGTACCAGTGGCTGGCACAAGGGAGCAGAGCCCGATGGCAGGTCAATGGCAGAAGCTTCACGTCTGGGCTATGACTTGTCGTTTATTCGTTCACGGCAGGTTTCAATCTCTGATTTTGAAGAGTTTGATTATGTGTTGGCCATGGATGAGAGTAATCTCGGTGATTTGCTGGATATCTGCCCGCCTGATTACCGCCACAAAGTACAACTTTTTCTGTCTTTCAGTGATGTTTCTGAACGTGAAGTGCCTGATCCCTATTATGGTGGGGCACAGGGTTTTACCGAAGTGCTCTCTCTGGTTGAGAAAGGAGGGGTGTCACTGTTGGAGCACATCAAACATCATGATCGGAGTGAATTGCGGTAG
- the kdsB gene encoding 3-deoxy-manno-octulosonate cytidylyltransferase: MSASNAAFTVVIPARFSSSRLPGKPLIDICGKPMIQHVYERACESHANRVIIATDDERIVKVAESFDAEACMTLSGHPSGTDRLQEVTRLYEMGDNEVIVNVQGDEPLIPAKVIDQVANNLIQVDSAGAATLSEPVRNREDLFNPNVVKVVTDHEGFALYFSRAPVPWARDEFADSGKALPKVDIFRRHIGIYAYRVNLLNQYVQWQQSPVESVESLEQLRLLWNGHRIHVADAMETPPHGVDTEDDLEVIRGLMENRLADIS; the protein is encoded by the coding sequence ATGAGTGCTTCCAATGCTGCATTTACTGTTGTTATTCCTGCCCGATTCAGTTCCAGTCGTCTGCCCGGCAAGCCGCTGATTGATATCTGTGGTAAGCCCATGATTCAGCATGTCTATGAGCGGGCCTGTGAGAGTCACGCCAATCGCGTCATTATCGCGACGGATGATGAGCGTATTGTCAAAGTGGCTGAAAGTTTCGATGCCGAGGCCTGCATGACACTCTCCGGCCATCCCTCCGGAACCGATCGGCTTCAGGAGGTGACCCGCCTTTATGAGATGGGTGACAATGAGGTGATTGTTAATGTGCAGGGGGATGAGCCACTGATTCCGGCAAAAGTTATCGATCAGGTGGCTAATAATCTCATACAGGTTGACTCGGCGGGTGCTGCAACTCTTTCGGAGCCTGTGCGAAATCGGGAAGATCTGTTTAATCCCAATGTGGTCAAGGTAGTGACTGATCATGAAGGGTTTGCTCTTTACTTCAGTCGTGCTCCTGTGCCCTGGGCCAGAGATGAGTTTGCTGACAGTGGTAAAGCTCTGCCCAAGGTGGATATTTTCAGACGCCATATCGGTATCTATGCTTATCGTGTCAACCTGTTGAATCAGTACGTGCAATGGCAACAGAGTCCGGTTGAGTCCGTTGAGTCGCTTGAGCAGTTGCGACTGCTTTGGAATGGTCATCGTATTCATGTGGCCGACGCCATGGAGACACCTCCCCACGGGGTTGATACGGAAGACGATCTTGAAGTGATCAGGGGGCTCATGGAGAACAGGCTGGCAGATATTTCCTGA
- a CDS encoding Trm112 family protein, which translates to MDKKLFEILACPHCKGDLKYDKSAAELICRPCGMAYPIRDGIPVMLENEARTLTADERLEGGGATPSQEDTSA; encoded by the coding sequence ATGGACAAGAAGCTGTTTGAGATTCTGGCCTGTCCCCACTGCAAGGGCGATCTGAAATACGACAAATCAGCGGCTGAGCTGATTTGTCGTCCCTGCGGCATGGCCTATCCCATTCGTGATGGTATTCCTGTTATGCTGGAAAACGAAGCCCGCACCCTGACTGCTGATGAGCGGCTTGAAGGTGGCGGAGCGACACCTTCCCAAGAGGATACGTCAGCCTGA